One part of the Rutidosis leptorrhynchoides isolate AG116_Rl617_1_P2 chromosome 1, CSIRO_AGI_Rlap_v1, whole genome shotgun sequence genome encodes these proteins:
- the LOC139849305 gene encoding uncharacterized protein yields the protein MVLSIRNTTTNRALEAIDALDELSDNEEVEQIPRAPRRYLHRDRQGRALALWNDYFSDNPTFPDDYFRNRYRMSKPLFLRICQGILNFSQTPVPKYFSYFIQKRDATGLLGFNIVQKVTSAIRQLAYAASADVFDEYLHMGKQTSYDCLNNFCKCIFHLYGPEYLRRPTAQDVQRLTTKHAPIHGFPGMLGSIDSMHWRWRNCPARWKGHYTRGDHGYPSIMLEAVASYDGWFWQSFFETAGSNNDINVLNQSDLFSELLAGEAPPCTYTVNGCTFTKGYYLADGIYPEWSTIVKSFKNPIDPKQKNSKGIKNRQKKILNEHLEYYKADGKLFNVRHDRIIFAKLEGFCCHV from the coding sequence ATGGTATTATCGATCAGAAATACGACTACGAATCGAGCACTCGAAGCCATTGACGCGCTAGATGAATTAAGTGATAACGAAGAAGTAGAACAAATACCACGGGCACCTAGAAGATATTTACATAGAGATCGTCAGGGTCGTGCATTGgctttatggaatgattatttctcCGACAATCCCACATTTCCGGACGATTATTTTCGTAATCGTTATCGAATGAGCAAACCTCTATTTCTTCGTATTTGTCAAGGTATATTGAACTTTTCTCAAACTCCGGTTCCTAAATATTTTAGTTATTTTATTCAAAAACGTGATGCTACCGGATTACTTGGTTTTAATATTGTTCAAAAAGTAACCTCCGCCATACGTCAACTAGCTTATGCCGCTTCGGCCGATGTTTTTGATGAGTATTTGCATATGGGTAAACAAACCTCATATGATTGTTTAAACAATTTTTGCAAATGTATTTTTCACTTGTACGGTCCCGAATATTTGAGACGACCAACTGCACAAGATGTACAACGTTTGACCACTAAACATGCACCAATACATGGTTTTCCGGGGATGTTAGGAAGTATTGATTCTATGCATTGGAGATGGAGAAATTGTCCGGCACGTTGGAAGGGTCATTATACACGAGGTGACCATGGTTACCCGTCAATTATGCTTGAAGCGGTAGCATCGTATGATGGATGGTTTTGGCAATCGTTTTTTGAAACTGCCGGATCAAACAATGATATCAACGTGCTAAATCAATCCGACTTGTTTAGTGAGTTATTAGCCGGTGAAGCACCACCATGTACGTATACGGTTAACGGATGTACGTTTACTAAGGGTTATTATTTGGCGGATGGAATTTACCCGGAATGGTCTACAATAGTTAAGTCGTTCAAAAATCCGATAGACCCGAAACAAAAAAATTCAAAAGGTATCAAGAATCGGCAAAAAAAGATATTGAACGAGCATTTGGAATACTACAAGGCCGATGGCAAATTGTTCAACGTCCGGCACGACCGTATTATATTCGCAAAATTAGAAGGATTTTGTTGTCATGTgtga